DNA from Geobacter sulfurreducens PCA:
CGACACCCTCGAGCATACCCGCGCCTATGCCCGGGCGTTTGCTCCCCGCCCGGGCTGGACCTTTCTGACCGGTTCCAAGGTGAACCTGGACTGGGTGAACTACAAACTGGGCAACTACAAGGAGAATCCCGAAGAGCACGAGACGTTCTTTCTCCTCGGGAACCTCAGGACCGGCCACTGGATCAAGAATAAACCGGAGACCTCGGCGCGAACCCTGGCGGAGCACCTGATCCAACTGGCCGACGAAAAACAGGTGAAGCGATGATCGGCATGACGGTACGGACGGCGAGATCATGCCTGACCTCACTGGCGCTGCTGCTCCTGGCTTTTGCGGCCGGAGCACTGGCTCCCCTGCAGCAGTCGTGGGCTTCGCCCGGGCTCACTCCGGCCGAGGAGCGGGGGCGGCAGATTTACTTCGACGGTACGAGCCCGTCGGGGGCGCCGATCATTGCCTATTTCGGCAAGGACTACCTGGAGGTGCCCGGCGAATCGGCCACATGCACCAGTTGTCACGGCTTCGACGGACTCGGCCGTACCGAAAGCGGCGTCATCCCTTCCAATGTCACTTGGCAGCACCTTATGAAAAGCTACGGCCACGTCCACCCCGACGGCCAGGTCCACGGGGCGTTCAACGAAGAGAGCCTGAAGAGCTACATGCGTGACGGCCTCTACCCCGGCGGGGTGCTGGGTGATCCGGCCATGCCGGTTTACGAGATCTCCGAGCAGGACCTGGATGACCTCATCGCCTACATGAAACGGCTGGGCATCCACCCCGATCCGGGTGTCAGCGCCACTACCGTGCGAGTCGGCACGATCATTCCCGCTGAAGGAGCCACGGCTGCTCTCGGCGAAGCTCTCACCGCCACGGTGCGCGCCTCGTTCGCCGATGTGAAGGAGCGGGGCGGAGTGTATGGCAGAAACCCCGAGCTGGTCGTCGCCACGATTGCCTCCGGCCAGGATCTGAAGTCGGTGTTCCGTCGCCTGGTGGAGGAACAGCAGGTGTTCGCCCTGCTCAATACCTTGACTCCCGGTCAGGAGCGCGAACTGGAAACCCTGGCGGAAGAATTTCATGTTCCCCTCATCGCCCCCTTCGCGCCTGTCCATACGGATGATCAGCTGCTGCACCGCTACCGGTTCCACCTGCACGGGGGGGTGCGGGAACAGTCGCTCGGCCTGGTTTCGTTCGCCATCAAGAAGCGTGGCGCCGGGGATTCCCGGATCGCCATCGTCTACCCCGCGCGGGAAGAGATCGAAGAGGTGGCGGTATCCATCGATGATGCCTGCCGGGCCGGCGGAGGGCAGCGGGTTGTCAGGATTTCCCATGCTCCCGGCCTGTTCGACGCGGCGGCTACCGTGAGCCGGCTGCAAGCGGAGCAGGTTGAGGTGGTGTTTTTCCTGGGCGGGGAAGGGGAGTCTGACTCCTTTTTCCGGGAGGCCGAAGCGCGCGCCTACATTCCGTCGTTTTTCATGCCGGGCTTCCTGTTGGGTAAAGGGATTACCCAGGTGCCGGCGGCATTCAGCGGAAAGGTCTGGCTGGCGTTTCCCTCCCTGCCTGAGGACCGGAAAGAATGGGGCCTGGCAGAATTCAACGCTGTCATGGGGCGGCAGAGAGTGGTTGTGGGCAACCCAACCGTCCAGTTGACGGCTTTTACCGGGGCCAAACTTTTTCTGGAAGGGCTGCGGCGCGCAGGGCGGGACCTCAGCAGGGAACGGTTCGTGGAAACCTTGGAAAAGGTGTTCGAGTATGACACGGGTCTTGCCCAGACCATTACCTATACTAGAAACCACCGTATCGGCACGTTGGGTACCCACGTAGTGGTGGTGGATCCGCTCCAGGCGGGCACGGAGAAGTTTATTATACCGCAGGGATGGATCGACCTGGAGTAGCGTGGTGAGCGGTTATTAAAAAATGGGGCTTGTTCTTCGCATGCC
Protein-coding regions in this window:
- a CDS encoding cytochrome c/ABC transporter substrate-binding protein, yielding MTVRTARSCLTSLALLLLAFAAGALAPLQQSWASPGLTPAEERGRQIYFDGTSPSGAPIIAYFGKDYLEVPGESATCTSCHGFDGLGRTESGVIPSNVTWQHLMKSYGHVHPDGQVHGAFNEESLKSYMRDGLYPGGVLGDPAMPVYEISEQDLDDLIAYMKRLGIHPDPGVSATTVRVGTIIPAEGATAALGEALTATVRASFADVKERGGVYGRNPELVVATIASGQDLKSVFRRLVEEQQVFALLNTLTPGQERELETLAEEFHVPLIAPFAPVHTDDQLLHRYRFHLHGGVREQSLGLVSFAIKKRGAGDSRIAIVYPAREEIEEVAVSIDDACRAGGGQRVVRISHAPGLFDAAATVSRLQAEQVEVVFFLGGEGESDSFFREAEARAYIPSFFMPGFLLGKGITQVPAAFSGKVWLAFPSLPEDRKEWGLAEFNAVMGRQRVVVGNPTVQLTAFTGAKLFLEGLRRAGRDLSRERFVETLEKVFEYDTGLAQTITYTRNHRIGTLGTHVVVVDPLQAGTEKFIIPQGWIDLE